The Alnus glutinosa chromosome 1, dhAlnGlut1.1, whole genome shotgun sequence region ATCTAAGTTTTATCCAAGGAGTGTGACTGCATTCCCTCTAAGTTTGTTCTTGATCTCATATAGTATAATAATTGTATGCCTTTACATGTGTTTTTTGTTCTTGCTGTAATTTTGTTGGTTGTTTTTCCTGTACTAATATTGTTCTCTATTTTTCAGATAGTAGGCCTTTTGCTGAGCTATACATCTGTTCATGTCAACACAATTAACAATCAGCAGGAGACCGCTATGGATTTGGCCGAGAAACTGATATATGGAGAATCAGCATTGGAAATTAAGGAATTTCTAGCAGAAGCTGGTGCCAAGCATGCTAGGAATGTTGGCCAAGTGGATGAAGCAATGGAACTCAAAAGGACTGTGAGTGATATAAAGCATGAGGTGCACTCGCAActcaaagaaaatgaacaaaCCCGCCGCCGAGTTTCTGGTATTGCCAAGGAGTTAAAGAAACTTCACAGAGAAGCTGTTCAAAACACCACCAATTCTATCACAGTTGTTGCTGTTCTCTTTGCCTCGATTGCTTTCTTGGCTATATTCAACTTGCCCGGCCAATACTTTAAGGATGGACCAGATGTAGGGAAGGCTAACATAGCTGACAATGTTGCTTTCAGAGTGTTCTGCCTTTTAAATGCTACATCTCTCTTCATTTCTCTAGCCGTTGTTGTGGTTCAAATCACTTTGGTGGCCTGGGACACTAGGGCTCAGAAGCAGGTTGTGTCAGTTGTTAACAAGCTAATGTGGGCTGCCTGTGCCTGCACTTGTGGGGCTTTTCTATCAATAGCTTTTGTGGTTGTTGGAAAGCGGTCATGGATGGCTATTACTATAACCCTTATGGGAGCACCGATTCTTGTGGGGACTCTTGCAAGCATGTGCTACTTTGTTTTCCGACAACGCTTTGGGAATTTCCGAAGCGACTCCCAGAGACGCATCAAAAGGGCGAGTGGGAGCAAGTCTTTCTCATGGTCTGTGTACTCTGCAAATATATCAGATCCTGATGACCATAACTCCGACTTTGAGAAAATCTATGCTCTTTAGACATTGTTTTTTGAACGGTGAGTTATCTGCGCGAGCTCTTCAACCACTGAATGCTGAATGTTTCTTGTTTCGACAAACAAGAAATTATGTATATtcacaaacattgaagtataTTATGTTAGTTCAGTCCATGTGTGAATTTAATATGTTTCCAGCACATTGCTTTCCGATTGCGACAGGACCAGTTAGACTCTGTATCATGTTAGTTCAGCGTATATGTTTCCAGCAAATTCCTTTTCCAGACCATAGAAATAGAAAGAAACAGTGACACCACGTTAAAGAGCATGAATATTGGCTGATGTTTTAGAAATAGTTGATACACATCCGCACAATATATGGGTGAACAAATAAGACTATTCATAATTTTTGTGTGGAATTTGTCTGCAAGAATTAGtgatttcttattattattatttttttttttatataagatTGCTGTAACAGTTGAACATAACGAAACAAACTGCATTTCTCCCCCTAACCCACGtggttttcaataaaaaaacaacagaaCCACATGGGTTGTATATCTTGCTTACAAAGTCAAAAGAATAGCTCAGAAAAAACCCTATCTTATCTTTAATCCAAAACCCTTTTCACCGTCCCAACCTTTTATAACAACGAAACAAACTACTACGATATACAATTATACAAATCATACCGGATCTCAGGCATGCCGAGACCAGTATACAATTGGGCTTGACTAGGGGCAGGGAGCAGCAACATTATCATAGTTGTAACTGTCCTGGGCCTCTCCTTGATGATCTTGAAGTAGGCCCACTCGCGTCTGATCCGGGCAGGCGCCGAGCTTCTTCGGGTCTTTCCACCTCCTGCATACACAGCACGCAACA contains the following coding sequences:
- the LOC133877286 gene encoding ankyrin repeat-containing protein At2g01680, producing MDSHSLRFITHHSFFSALRSGNLDSVKRLLDELIGDGPSDGSAVSDLMALQNDAGETALYVAAENNLLDLFRFLVSFADIQTLMIRSKSDMDAFHVAAKQGHLGIVKELLSIWPKLCKSCDSSNTCPLYSAAVKDHLDVVNAILDADASSIRIVRKNGKTALHTAARYGYLRIVKALIEHDSEIVSIKDKKGQTALHMSVKGQCPLVVEEILSANCSILNERDKKGNTALHIATRKGRSEIVGLLLSYTSVHVNTINNQQETAMDLAEKLIYGESALEIKEFLAEAGAKHARNVGQVDEAMELKRTVSDIKHEVHSQLKENEQTRRRVSGIAKELKKLHREAVQNTTNSITVVAVLFASIAFLAIFNLPGQYFKDGPDVGKANIADNVAFRVFCLLNATSLFISLAVVVVQITLVAWDTRAQKQVVSVVNKLMWAACACTCGAFLSIAFVVVGKRSWMAITITLMGAPILVGTLASMCYFVFRQRFGNFRSDSQRRIKRASGSKSFSWSVYSANISDPDDHNSDFEKIYAL